The sequence ATTGGTGGGGATGAAGATCCCTTCTTTTAAGCATAAGgccttaaaattatttcactttttaaactgtGTGCAAGCATTCAGGAGGAAGCTATGAGCTGTGTCAAACACTGCTGAAAAGCTGGATAAGATAAGAATGGaaaattcattattaaatataacaAGAGAGGTGTTTATGTTGATTTCACTAGAGTGGAGATGAACACCTGAGTTTCATTGATTGAGGAGGGAACAGGAGATGGAAAAATGGAGATTATAAACACACATAGCTCTTTCCTTCCCACTCCctgctgcttccttccttccttctctaaaagattaaatatattacagtatattttttggggggaatgATTGagtaaagatgaagaaattaatgaTGCAGAAGATAGAGAGGATACCTATAGGAACAAAATTCTTTGAGTGGTCAAGAGGGTCTTGACCACTCAGGGAATTTTGCAGAAGTGCAATGGTCTGCCTTAGACATATACAGGGACAGTCCATCCCTTGTAATAGGAGGGAGACAGAAAGATTGGTAGATTTAGTGGTGGGAGGATGTATGAGGATATCAGGTAGGCTTCAATAAAAGAAAGACTGCATTCATAGTGATTCAACAAGAGAGAATATTTCTTCTATAAGTAAATGTCCAGGTAGGCAGTCTAGAGCTGATACCGTGGCTCCATAGTCAATTATCCAGGCTCTATCTTGTTGCCATGCCAACCTCAACATGCATCTCACGCTTGCTGGTCTAAAGGTGAACTGCTCTATCTTTTGCTATCATGACTGAATGCTAGccaaagggaaagggagaagtaGAAGGGGAAAGCATATATCTTTTATGTAAAGGGCACAGCCTAGAGATTGTCCCTGTTCTGTCCATATCTCATTAGGCGGAATTTAATCACATCATCACTCCTAGCTGTAGGAGAGGCCTGGGAAATTTAGTGTTTGGCTGGGTGACTACGTGCCCAACTAAAAATGTTATCTCTGCTGTATGAGACGTAGAGAAGGGATAATGGGGAACAGCCAGAGTCCTCTGCTACAAAGGATATGATAGTATGGTagttcttttctgattgcttttaGTTTCTCAATGAATAGGTGAGTGCATCAGCTAAGTGAAAGAATGGATGAGATTTAGGGGGTTTGAGGAGCAAGAAGGAGCAAAATAGTCGTCTTGAAGAGTGAGTTGGGTAGGGAACTGTACTAAGATTGCCAGGGTGTGTGGACGGACTACTTGAATCTTGTGAACAAAGGAAATAGTAGAATCAGATCATCCTGACACTTCCCTGAAGATTTGcatattcagaaaataatctGCTTGAAGCAACTCTGACATAATGATTCGTTTGTGATCAGGCACACGTTTTGCTGGGCTAGAGAGCTCTTAATAAAGATACTCCATTGGCTAAGAACAATTTGTCCTTGGCTCAGGgaatgtgtgtttgttttcctcatttcccAATCTGTAAATGAGTAGCTTCCGAAAGGGGTCATAATGTCCATCTCCAGAAGCTGTCAGCTTTCCTCTGTCACACTCCATGACTTGGGCTGAAGTAGGTTCTGGAGATGCAGCTACCATGGGCACACAGATGGCCACTGGTCTAATAAGTTCAGATTTTGCATTATCTCTTCAGGATAAATAGCCACAGTGGAACCTTGGGAAACTTCTTCATTTTTCCTGTCACAAAGAATTGGCGATTCAGTAGTCACAGGAGTTTGTAATAAATAACCCACATTGATTTCTCTGCTCCAGAATGATTTgcttcccttcctcccagagcCCTGACACTTGCCCCGAGAGGAAGTGTTGGGAAATCATTTACAAAGTGGCACAGACTCCCTACTGCTTTGGATATAAATCCAGGCTGGATGGGGTAGTTCTGAGGCAAGGGATCTAGGCCTCCAACCCCGGAGCTTTCAGCCAAAGATATTTCCTCCACGGGGGTGAATTCAGGTCCTGGCAGCATTGGCAGCAGGACGTGACCATGGAGAAGCTGTTGTGGTGTTTCCTGGTCTTGATCAGCTTCTCTGATGCTTTTGGCCAGACAGGTAGGGGCTACCCAGGTTATGCCAGAGATTTGATCTGAGGAATGGCGGTGGGGCCTAAGATTATACAAACTGAAGTCAGTGGAACGTCCagcatgatgtgtgtgtgtgtgtgtgtgtgtgtaactgggGAAGGGGTCAGTCTATTTCTTAGTCCCAAACTCTATATGTAAGTGAGGGGCTAGATCTTTGTGATCTTAGAAACTTCTCATCCTTACTTGGTTTTCTATCTCACAGACATGGAAAAGAAGGCCTTTGTGTTTCCCACGGAGTCGGATAATTCCTATGTATCCCTGAAAGCACGGTTAAAGAACCCTCTCAAAGCCTTCACTGTGTGCCTCCATGTCTACACTGAACTATCCAAGACCCGTGGATACAGTATTTTCTCTTATGCTACCAAGAAACAACCTAATGAGATCCTCATATTTTGGTCTAAGGATAGAGGATATACTTTTGGGGTGGGTGGGACTGAAGTATTATTCAAGGTTCCTGAAGTCATCGTAGCCCCAGTACACATTTGTGCGAGCTGGGAGTCCACCTCAGGGATTGCAGAGTTCTGGGTGGACGGGAAGCCCATGGTGAGGAAGAGTCTGAAGAAGGGATTCTCTGTGGGGACAGAGGCAAGCATtgtcctggggcaggagcaggatTCTTTTGGTGGGAGCTTTGAGGCAAACCAGTCTTTGGTGGGAGACATTGGAGACGTGAACATGTGGGACTTCGTGTTGTCACCAGAAGAGATTAACACCGTCTATGCTGGTGGGACCTTCAGTCCTAACGTCCTGGACTGGCGGAAGCTGACATATGAAGCATACGGTGAAGTGTTTACCAAGCCCCAGCTGTGGCCCTGAGGCCTGATCGTGGGTTCTGAAGGTGCCTCTTGGGGATTACGCCTCATGGGCCCCTGGTGCTGGTTCTGGACACACTGCAGGCCTGCTCTGTGAACATGGCCACTCCTTGCTCACTCTGCCTTCCTCAGCACCTGAGAATGCAATTTAAGTGTCTGGATTGGGAGTTCATGAGCTACATGGGGAAGTTTTGTCCAGGAGAATCAGAattgcaggtgtttttttttttttttttcctatttttgtgttttttaaattgaatggATTTTAAAGATAATCGCTTACCCTCACTTAGATGATAAAACTGACACTGAgaaagaagtgattttttttttttttaaaaaaaaggtcacAAGGCAAGGACATTTCTGAGCTGAGAATGGAGTGCTGGTCTTCAACCTAATTCCCTACCCAGGACCACCCAAAGGGTGTTGTCCACATTCACAGGGCTCTTCAGTCTCAGAATTAGGACACTGGCCAGGACCCCTGGATTCAGAGTCCAGAGTGCTCATCATTATGTCGTGGGCACAGGTATCCTGAAATGGGAAACCCAGTATGACTGCAGTCCCTCCACTTCCTCAAAGCGTCCTGGAAGGGCAGGCTTTTTGTCCTGGGCAAAACTAGGTATCTAGGTGTAGTTACTTTGTTACTGCCAAGAGCTCGCATAACAGTGGTTTTCATTTGCTCTCActgctttcttaattttatagTTCTTTCAGGAAACTCTTCTCCCACTCCTGGTGAGCCTCGTGGGGCTGTGAATTCCTCCTCCATCCCCACCTTCCCAACATACCCAGGCCATGAGAGTGGCTGTGTGACCCATACCATGCTGTCCTATTGCAGAAGCCCATCTCCCCATCTCCCATCCGGAGGTTGTTTTTGGGTGGTTATCTGTTCCCTGCAGGACCGATTATAGTCTTTCCAAGCACTGAGTTATGCCTTTGGGAGGGAGATATCTTCTTGCTGCTGGCTTTCCAAGCTGAGAGGCTGTGAGCCTGGGACTGCCAGCACCTATCCTGTTCACCACGTGGAGAGAGACTGTGAGGACAGCTCCAAGCTGGGAGTGGAAGAGCTGAGGGATTGACAGAACAATGGAGCCTTGGCTATATTGAGTCTCTCAGTCAGCCTTGCCTGGAACCAGACCTACACCTGGACCTCCAGGTCCAAGAGCCAATAAAGCCCTTGTTACTTGCATGAGTTTGAGCTAATTTCTGATGATTGCATTAGAGGCTGCGACTAACTTCTCTAATGACTTCTGAAACCAAGTCTCTGTGAGTTCAGACTGGCTGCCACTGTCCTGCAACAAAATATCCATAGCACTCCAACTTCTCCTGGAGTGTCTTGCGGAGGTTCCCTCTGACAAGTACAGCCCCTCTTTTGAGTTAGCTGGCCATTCATGTGGGGCCAATTGTGGCGGTTTTAATACTCTCACTCTATCATTATTCCAATTCGAGGAACAAAAACTAAAGATCATTGAGATCCATGAATCTGCTGCCAGGTTCAGTGACTGGAATGCACTGGCCGCAGTCCGCTGGGGTCCTTTGCAGAAATGGACCCCTGAAACGTGGTGGCTGCTGGCTTGCTCCAGAGGCTTTCACCACTGTCGTTCAGTACACAGTGAGCAATTAAAGTTGCTCCACAGAGGCCACAGCCAGCTATGACACATTTGGCCCCCTGTATATCAAGTGGTTACTTTAGGGAAGGCATGTGGTAGACTAATTAAGCATAGAGGTTCTGGGATCAGACTGCCTAGGTCCAAATCCTGGCTTTacaacttactagctgtgtgaccttaggtaacATAACTTCtttatgtctcagttttctttcctacaaaatgggagaaataatagtaattattaacAGCTCAAAAGGATGCTGTAAGCATCAAATAAGATCATGCAAATAAGGGACTTAGTACAGTGCCCAACACATAGTAAGCGTTTTATCACagttagctgctattattattattattaggctGTTTTGTATTGTATTCCTAAATAGCTTCATTTTATACCATAAAAGTACAACTTGGTAGAATTTGTCTGCTTTGGCAGCAGTTGAGAGGTatgatttgttaaaaattaaatttgtaacaTTAGGAGGATTAATAACAAATCTTTGAAGCAATTATTTATGAATATTGAATTCTCTagttgacattttttttccagacagagtcttgctctgtcgcttagctagggtgcagtggcatcatcctagctcactgcaacctcagtctcctgggcacaagtgatcatcctgcctcagcctcccaagtagctggaattacaagcacatgctaccacactcagctaatttttttctatttttttgtagagatggggtctcgctcctgctcaggctggtctcaaactccttacctcaagtgatcctcccaccttggcctcctagagtgctaggattacaggtgtgtgccattgcacctggccccTCTAATTGACTTTTGATAATTATTGGGAAACATAGAAGTAAAGGATATGTTCTCAGGCAAAAATGAGAGTGCAAATATTCTCTGTTGTCCAGTTAGGGCAGATCCATATACCCTGCTATTCAGCTAAGCAGGAGAGAGGGCTGATACTTTTTTCTAGTTAAAGAATCCAGTCAGGAGATACATCTTAATTGTAGAAGGCCATCCCAACTCCCTAGGGATGTGGGTTGAGCTAATATTTTCTTCAGAATTCAATTACTGATACCTTGCTATACATAGTCTAGTGGACAGCCTGTGGCCCTAATAATTTTAGCTAGGAAAAATTTAACAGCTGGTATTTGAATTCAGTGAACattaaaaaatcttaacaaaGCATTCTTAGAATGTTTACATTTAAGCAAGTTAGCCTACTGGTATATACTTCAGCATAATGTTGTTAGAAAATATTCCTAGGTAACTGGTGAATTGCCATACTATGTAAAGTTGTTAGATGTAATCCAACTAAATGTTAGATGACAACTGCCAAAGAGGGGGACTCTGGTTTGGGCATGTTGGTTTTAAGTAATTCTTTTCTGTGGCGAATGGAGAGTAAGATCAATTGTCCAATGAGGCCACTTCTAGCTGATGTTAATAAAGCCATGTCAACAGCACTCGTTTTCCCTTATGGCAGGGATCATGCACCCAGCTTGTCCAGAAGTAGAATCAGGCCTCAAGGCATAAGAGGGCCAACTGGTGTATAAAACATGTAATATACACCAGAGGGCCAACCTGTgtataaaacatataataaaaacaagGTGAAACAGAGGAGCAGTCCAGTGCATGCCGAGATACTACAGTGCGTTTGTAGGTCAATAGTATAGGTCAAAGATGCTGGAGGCTGCTACCTGATAGGACACTTTCCCTTTGGAACTGAAAGCAGCCACATTGGTACAAGGGACAGGGGCAGGCCTGACTCTAATGTGAGCACCTTATCATGGGATGCAGCACGGTGATGTACagatcaaaaaattaaaatctcccTGTGTCAGGCAGAAATATTGGATCATTGTCCAGGCAACAAGCCTTGCATATTCTCTAGTAAGAGGTGGTCATGATGCAGGCATGGTTAAGATTGGGCTGTACACAGGGCCAGACGAGGGGGAGAAGCCATCTCTGCGGTGAGACCTGGTCTACCCAGGGCCTGGAGGAGAGACTACAGGCTACCTCAAAAGTGGGGCTGTGGCCTGATGGGAATGAATTTGGAGTTCCAGTTGACAAAGTAAGTAGAATGTTAAATGTGTGATTTTCTCCCCATGTTTTTGCTATCCCCAAGTTTGCTGTGCCCCAGGGGAGCAAAGAATgacaaagaaagcaaatgacTCCAGATCATggaccaccaccaccaacaccacccAAGTCAAGTTTCCAAAGTACAGATTTCTGATCCGTGGAATcccagggaaaaaagagaagtgcTGCTTTGATTTCTAAATAGCTTTGTCCTCAGATAACTACCCTCTAGTCTCAGATGGGTTGGCATGACTTGCCTGGATGCCTTCCCTTCAGTTCCCTATCTTTATTTCATCTATgcatcttttcatttctcctctACTAGAAAGTGGGTTAAGTGGGCTTGTTATCCTCTTTCAGAACATGCAGACTCCTAGCTCAAATTTCCTGGATCGCCTGGCCCAGGGATAAATTGTGGTCTGTTGATTACAGGCATCACTGTCATCTGGGTGTTTATTATGAGTGTAGATTCATGGACCTCAGACCTTTTAGAGCAGATTCTCTGGAGTTAGAACCCAGGAATATGGAATGTCAAAAGCTC is a genomic window of Eulemur rufifrons isolate Redbay chromosome 8, OSU_ERuf_1, whole genome shotgun sequence containing:
- the CRP gene encoding C-reactive protein isoform X1; translation: MEKLLWCFLVLISFSDAFGQTDMEKKAFVFPTESDNSYVSLKARLKNPLKAFTVCLHVYTELSKTRGYSIFSYATKKQPNEILIFWSKDRGYTFGVGGTEVLFKVPEVIVAPVHICASWESTSGIAEFWVDGKPMVRKSLKKGFSVGTEASIVLGQEQDSFGGSFEANQSLVGDIGDVNMWDFVLSPEEINTVYAGGTFSPNVLDWRKLTYEAYGEVFTKPQLWP
- the CRP gene encoding C-reactive protein isoform X3, whose product is MEKLLWCFLVLISFSDAFGQTDMEKKAFVFPTESDNSYVSLKARLKNPLKAFTVCLHVYTELSKTRGPNVLDWRKLTYEAYGEVFTKPQLWP
- the CRP gene encoding C-reactive protein isoform X2, which produces MEKLLWCFLVLISFSDAFGQTDMEKKAFVFPTESDNSYVSLKARLKNPLKAFTVCLHVYTELSKTQEINTVYAGGTFSPNVLDWRKLTYEAYGEVFTKPQLWP